The Aethina tumida isolate Nest 87 chromosome 5, icAetTumi1.1, whole genome shotgun sequence genomic sequence TCGATATACTTACATACGTTCCCTTAAAGTATTTACAAATAGTCAGACTTTCTTATATAATAACCCATACATTCTGTTAAGTGTTTTTAACTACTAAGGATTGTTGAGTTTTGATTGTTTCATGTATTTTTTGAAGACAGAAATCCAAACCCTAGTTTTCTTGTTCTTGTAATTACCAACATTTACCGTTTTTCAATAtatgtatgaaaatatttcctgAAACTCATTTTGCAACCATTATGCTTctgtaaaatgataaaatcattacAAGTTACctgttgaaaatatgacgtcattaattttaataaaaaaaatgaagtatTTTGATATGTTTGAATGAATGATAATGATTAATTcaggaaatatttcaaaatacataactaGGAAAAGAACAAAAAAGTGACTTAAACTACATATctggaattatttattattatgtctgtggcaattaatttaaaagtattggaATTATCTATAGTAAATGTTGTTGCTTTTTAGTGAAGCGatagatatttgaaattttaccaGTCATTAcgcattcaaaattttaaaccttcTACACTggacaaatatatttgattaaaaaatattttgaaacgcTATTCTACAATTCACCTaactagttttttatttgttatattaactGCACTGACTACACTAGATAATTGTCTATAGATGcagattaaaaatgtaagCCTTCtgttattatgtataaatatcaacattaaaatttacataatacttGTAATgtcttaagaaatatattatttttttttagttttaaagaataaaatttcaaaaacaaacaacagCTATTTACAAAGGAGGGATTCTTGTAAGAAATAAATCCTGCCTGCAGGTACATATTTTCTAGTTcatgtttttagaaaataaagtttcccCTCGAATAATTGACTAACCATTTAGCTACAGCATAAAACACTACGGATCTTGTGTCCCCTTTGTTGAACCATGCAAATTGAGAATCTtcgaacattaaaaataacgcCACCATTAATTCTTTTTCGTATCCATAGTGTTTCAGACCGCGtaagaaataaagaaataatcaaaaataaattaaataattgtgcaTACCGTCATATTGAGCACCAATATTATCTTCGTCTCGTTACACAATACACAAACgaaattatttacacattCCATTTTTCCATTCATTGTACAGCAGGTAAATATTATGactatatatttctttctaatttacGTATTTATTACACTATAATGATATGTATGAGCGAACTTCACCGAAATTTATAGAAAGTCAAGCCCTAGAAATTCGGGTACAAacgcttttataattttgtaagtatatTTACAATCCTGTCTAATATTTCCTGTTGAACATTATTGAGAATTGcactaattttagtatttgttgtttcagaagtgtgtaataattataaaaacgttcgttaacaaaaaatatacacttGTGTATTGCTTTAGTTTAAgaagatatatatttaaattatatccgcaaacattaatttctaattctaCAATGGCAgtgaaaaatagttaaaatagtcGTAGgtacaaaatttgtataatatttcaaatgtttcaactactgaaataaattattaaagatcgAATAACTATACTAAAAAACTAGATTTTTCTATCGATTGGTCAACACTTTTTCAattgtctttaaataaaattaattgattgttaattcataatatgtgaataattattatccgATGTTTCAGAGGACCAAATTTGAAGACAGCGcgctatttaatataatttggtaaaatttattcttagctTTGGAAGGTGGTTTTAAAAACTGATCAACTGatcgaattttttttttgcaggaGTACTTGAAAAAGTGTAACCGAACTACAATCACAGCTCAGAAACCACACAATaagagtaattaataataaataataaagttcgtACAACGTCTAATTTCATCTCACTTTTGTTGTCGTTCCTTAGCATTCGTATAAATGCATGAAAATTACCAATTAACAGCCAAAATAgacattgtaaatatataagaatatatcAGAGAGATACAATATAGAGTCTACAAGTAGcagtatattacaaaaattaacattttatacctgcttatataattttttaaaaaatcaagctttttttacttattattacaatCTGCCGAATCTTCCGAGGTTGCGGCATTACCGGACCTAAACAAGAAATATCTTCAAAAaccaacattattaatattcttctaaTAGTCACCTGCTATTTTGGCCTATGCAACTGGAAGAGCCCCCTTGATATTGTAACTTTTGATGGACATCCACTGACTGGACCCCCAGCTTCTCTCTTTCTGCTCGTTCTCTCTGCAATCTAAATGATACAAATTATTAGACAAaagtattacatttaaataaaattgtacaagtGGGAGTGTTGGGTGTACACAACTTACCACTTGTCCCATAGGCTCATCCCAAATACTGATTTGCGTTAAAATTAcaagtcaaatttaaattttagcaaCAAACAATTCACAAGTACaactcaaataattttaattaccactCGAAATAAATACGatcattattttacttacttattttTGGACTGCCTCATAAATTGCTGGATTTTTCTAGCAGCTTGATGTTGCCTTCTTTGGGAATAAGTACgtctaaaaaacaacaaagttaaatcatttaaacatCTGTACAACAAACCAAACAGCAacagaatacttatttttttataacaaaaataaataagtacttCCATTTGCAACAGAAATGTTGTGGATTAACTAAAACCTGAAAACGTCATGCATTTTCCTGTTTAAGTTAACCCAAGGGATAACTAATTAACTGCTAGCATTTAATGAGTTACCCCCTTGAACACTAAAACGTAAAGAACGACAAGGGTGGGGCAGGTAGACACCAAGAAATACCACGCTTCCAAAAGAGAACAGCAACTACATCGAAGCAGACAGGGGCGGTGCAGAGGTTGAAGAGACGGGCTgactttttttagtattttgttAGTTTGAGGAAATGGTTCGCTGTTAGTTTTCCTGGGGAATTTGTGTCGGGTTTTCTGTGTTAGTGTGACTTGTTCAAGCACATTTACAGACATCTAAGACACTAGTAGTTACCATACACATACAAGCACATAGAGACACTTAGCTTGGTTGGTTTATTGGGAATTATACaagtgtaattttttttttggtgttttctgataattttggtttatagTTAACACTGAAATCGAAAAGCCATCATTAATCGTAAGAAATAGATAAGTAGAAATTAgcagaaatatgaaattaattttgtaatgatttatttgattttatatattaacgtcatatattatttaggaTTTGTATTTGGTAAATATGTtgcattttgagaattaacaTGTACCTACTCATCGCAAAAATTGAATCACTTtttcttaaatgttttttcttccaataaaaattacagttaatgattttttaataagaatgactattttattacgttattattaattgtaaaaatattttattttttatataaaaccacATACATATAAGAAAAAGCAACTTACTAAATTCCTACACAGTCCTCTAGCAAGCAACACCTTTGAAGTagtgataaataatattaagaattgtataaaaattgttgaatagcAGTAAATTGGATAATACGTAATTAAATCTATCGCTACTTCTAAGGCTCTAGTTCCGGGACCTTTGTACAAAGGAAACAGCCACACCACACAGAAAGCCGTCCACCGCCGCCATAAACACCGACAACAGATTAAAACGCAGGCACAGCGAAAACCGCCAGTGGAACCGCCTCCTCTTGGGGATGGCCGTCGCCGACTTACTTGAGCCCGGAGGCGGGCGTGCCTTCTCTACTCCCCCTTCCCCCCTGCTCCTTGTAGTTACGGTAGTAGTTCTGGATGCAAACTGCAGCCTCCTGGCTCTTCTTGAACCGCTTGTGCTCGCAGTACGACCTGTACCCGTTCTGGATCACCATGGCGGCGTGCGTCATCTGCTTGTAGTACGCGTACTGCTTGTAGCGACGGTAGTAGTTCTGGATGACTACTGCGGCTGCCCGCTCCTTGTCCTGCTCCTGCTGTTGGCGGCCCTTGTACGAACGGTAAGCCTTTTGGATGATCTTGGCCGCTTCGTACAGTTCCCTCTGTTCACGATCTAAACATACATAAATAGTTTAGACGCATTACAACACATTGAAATAAATGGTACCTGAAAGAGTTAAGTTGGAAAAGTCTTTCTCGAAAACCGTTCCGGACGCTTGCAAGAACTCACAAAAGTCCGCGGTGGTTGGAGGTGGAGATGGAGAGTCCAGTGTGAACGAACATGGCGATTGCAGACAACTAGAAGAAGCTGGACTCAGGCTTGAACCAGGAGTACCCACATCACAATatctaaacaaattattaattataaataagtcaataagtttttgacaattttttaccTATAATTGTGATCTGAGAACTCAAAATTAAACTCGGTGGACTCAAAACTGGAAGAAGACTGGTCCAATAGGGGCTCCATAAAAACATCTGAAAGGGTATCGCTAGTGTCAGGTGGACCAGGACTGTTATCCAGTAACATTTCCTCGCTTTCGTTCTGCAATTAATCGTTCAACACAATGTAGGACTGTCTCACATCCGCTAAGAAAACGTGCAATTATAAATTCTCAGTTTTACCTTGATTCTGTCGGGCATTGCAGCAATAATCTGCTCAGCTAAGGTTAATACCCTGGCGTCTTGTTCCCCTAAAAAGTATCAAGTTAAATACATGTTTACGAAAAGGTGATTAAGACATCAAAACGTTTCCGAGTTAACAACAACAGTCATAAAAGCAACAAAAATTAAGCAGCTTTGTACATACAACAGGCAAAGTTTTCCCTATTTACCCTACTTCAATCAATCTCGttcaaattcataaataagttACACCAATAACTAAGGTGGTTGATTGAGGTCGAGTTTGTTAAGCTGGCATTCCTATTACGATTAATACTAAGGTAGCATTGGTGAGTATTTAAGTATGTTAACTATTATCTAAACTAATAACCTGGATCGAAACTGTAATGATAAACAATTCTAAAACATCAAGAGAACTGTAAAAATGTCAGTGCATAGAATTCTATGTACCTAGATAATATACAAAGTAAGATCAGAACGGGTAATCGGAATAAATCGATTTCAAAGTTATGCGTTTTATTGTACCTGTATGAaacttttgttgaattttgcaTAAGTTTGAAATAATTCCTGTTATAGTCTTTTTTTACCATACACAAAACTGTAATAGATATCTAATTTTCTAATAGTATTAGTAAGCAATAGAATTATCTGAtcaaattacatcaattaaattGTCCATTTCAAGGCATTTTCCTTGTATAAGCAAGTTGATTTGGAATCATAATCGTACGAATAAAAGCCCAAGAAATGACAAGtttattgtaacaaatttcAGCATTTTGTTGATTAAAAGACAACATTTAAGAATAACATCGATTACTAAACTAGGAAGCGAGGTTAaggtttgttttttaatttgaatggttttattcAGCAGGAGTTTTAGGAGAGCTTCAACGTCTTCTGTAATatggaaatattattaatatatgaaaatagatGTTACAGAAAAAGTAGTCAAGTTCTCCTAATTTTAGTCCGTTAAgtatatgaatttatattgggCAAAGACACAAACTAGGCTCActcgtaaaaatattttttaaaagtgagGAGAATAATGCGTTATAAAACTTAGTACCCAAAAAATGGCATTTTTCCAAATTGGTGTAAACGAagcacatttaattaataattaaaataaaagcaggAACATTGGGACaagaaattattgattaaatttctaataaaatatgccCGCCGTTTAGTTTTGTGATCTTCGCCTCAAATTCTGGGTTAGTAACATTTAACAgtgattaaaaaaacaacagtaAGTAAAAAACAGTAACAACACCGATAGACAACAAAGATAATAGAGACCAGCAATGTTTGTTTGATGGGACTGACCTACGGCGCCGCTGTGGATATCACTTTCGTCGTCGGATACAGCCTCGACGTCGATCAGGGGACTAGTGCTGCGCTGACCGCTTCCTATCTCGCCTAAATCATCACATGTTTCGTATCAGAACACACCGTCGGCATCAGAACAACAAGTACGCGATTCGGGTTTTTATGCTCTATAAATGGCTACCGCTACCATTTTTCGAAAGAGACTATTTTAATCCaacatttaaatcatttaccaAAAGAAAGAtgtagaaataattttgtattgaatTGATATTGGATTAAAATGAAGtctaaagattaaaaaaatcattacagcacaacaattaaatacaattttatcaaaaacttattagttattataatgaaataagtaattataatggatataattttgtaatgccATAATGACTAATAAATCGTTTAATTTACAACCTGATTATGTCAGAACTGTTCCTTTTCTCATAATTAACAATAGTTACATCACTTtcccataataattttagtcacTAATGCGTATAGAAGCGAAACCAAAAAAATCGTTACGTCAGTATGtaaccaataattaaaaaagttggacacatgcaaaaattaatttgtactcACGACAGAAGCACTTACCTCCTAGATAAATGCAAACGATATAGTATGAATGTAACGGATGACTTTAAAAAGCATACTTACATAAAGCGAAATCCATTTTCCTTCCAGAGCCCTCAAAGCCCTCATCTATAGATTCCTTCATTGAAAGAGGTGAGTGAAGAGGCAAAGACATGCTCCTATCGAACCTAAAAGGTCTatcaatgttaaaaatgtattctaAACTGAGACGATTTTATTACTTGGACAGTTTGGGTGTCTCCCTCATTTTTGAGCTTTTCGGCCGGGTTGTTTCGGATGCGGGGCCGCAACTCATGTGGATGCCGCTGTCGATGGACGGTCTTTTGATCAGTTTTTGACCATTGTGTCCTCTGGTGCTGGCTGATGAATCAGACAGCAACGGACTGGGTGTAGATGTCATCATTTTACCATTTCCCAGCAATCCAGAGTCCGAGTCCAAGTCCAGATTCAAAATCTTATACTTATTGTACTCGCTCCTGTAACACCAACTTTATTTGCAACGTTATCATTTGACTTAAGTTTGATTAGTATTTAAGACAGCTTTTCGAgtactgttttaaaaatggcggatgcgcacacactttaaaaattggtgAATTCGCAGATaccaaagtttaaattaataccagAAAATTCGTACTGAATCGTATTTTATCACCTGGTAACTGCTCCTGGTCTGAGGAATACTCCGTCATGTGACTTGCTGGTGGACGCCACGGAAGTCAAAGAAGCAATTGAACTAGCGGGAGAAATAACTGTGGGCGAATTTGTAGCATCTGTGGAGGAATTGTTCGAATGTAACAACATGTTAGCCTTATCCCTTCTTAACTCCAACTTCTCCAACTCTTTGACCAAGTCGCCGTGATTGTTGCTTTTCGCAACCTCGAGAGGTGATTGGTTGGCGGTGTTTTTCATGTTTAAGGCCGTGTGGTTCCACTTGTACAACATCACGGCGGTGTCCGTATGACCCCTCGCGCAAGCCCacatctgttttttttttttaaattgttagtgTCAATTgtcattagaaaatattaatatttaccagAGGAGTAAATCCGTCTTCATCCTGGCTCAAAGCATCGACTTCTGTTTCAAGGAGAAGAGAAGAGTTCTCTGCACGCCAGTGTAACATGGCACATACCAGCCTGGAGTAGCCCAACGAGGCAGCCAAATGGAGCAGAGTCATGCCCCTATGGCTGGCGAACCAAGAGACACTCAGTTCTTCGCCGTGTCTCCAGATGCGAGATGTCATATTCTGGCAAAAGGTCACCAGACGGTCCTCGAAGTTTGGCTGAGTAAACAAAGCCGTGTCCTCAACCTAAACATTTGTATAATATGAGatcacttaaaaaaaaataaatttaattgacgtACGCCATCGCCGTCGTTGGGTTCTTGTTTGATTTGAAGCCTGTCGTCCATGGCTTCGAGCCTCTGAAGCAGGGTGAATTTTAACAGGTTGTCGTTGGATCTCTCTACCTTGGGCTCCGGAGCAGCCACTTGTTCTTCTCTAGGTGGCAACTTGTACTCAAATATCACAGAGTTGGATATCACATAACCATCACATGCTACTTGCAACGTTGCCAATCCGGCTTCGTGAGCTTAAATTAAACGATAATTAATCTAAGAgtgataaatatcaatatattttacctGGACAATGACAACGTAAGACCCCACTTTGGACCAGTGTTGTGGGGACCGGGAATGTATCGAAGAGGACTGTATAGGGCCCGGATGAATGCCATGGTCCAGTCACCAGAACTTTAACTCCTCCCTCTGGATAGGCCCACTCCGGCGAGTAGTCGGTGATTTTTGCCGAAGCTTCCATGGTGTTCTGCCCGTTATTTGTCTGATGTTCCTGCTCTTTTACAGTGCGGTGGGTTTCGGACGGATTTACATCTAAAACGATTTCAGTTATAAAAACCcaagtgtaatttatttaagtaattaccTAATAGCGCGGTATGACCAGAGTCTAGAGCTTCCAAATCAGGGAACTCGCCTAGCATGTCGAAAGCATCCAAATTAACGAATACATCATCATCTACGACGTGAGTCGGTGATACCACGACATCGCAGGAGTCGATAAAATCCATGGGATTAATCTCAGGATGGAGTGGGGGCGGTTCTGATTGGTTCTTGTTCTGCGACGTCCTAGAGTGCGGTTCCGAATTGTGTCGTTGGTGATTATCTAAATCGTTTGAACACAAAGGCATATTGGCAGACAGAGTTCTCTGTATGTCCTCGTGGGATAAGTCAAGGGTTTCATTAAAGAAACCTCCGTTGATAATGGAAGAACCTGAAAAAATTCTTAgttacaaatgaaaattatatgggGAAAAACTTACCGTCACTTTTACTTATAATCGATCCACTGGAGTCGGTGCCCAACAGTACTACAGTTTCGTCGCAGAAGTTCTGGTGCTTGAAGTCATCGACCACTTCGTCGTGGCTGGTGTCCATGTGCTTGGAGGGAGTGGAAGGTGCACTGGACATGACAACTTCAGTTTGTTGTTGCTGCtgctgttgctgttgttgttgttgttgttgttgttgttgttgctggCGTCCGTATGAAATGGTTTCGAACAT encodes the following:
- the LOC109603956 gene encoding calmodulin-binding transcription activator 2 isoform X7 — protein: MHNTNAKIVRAIPTTNLNESRTATISASDLNRGNYILLRGTKSSDNGHILLRTDNLTNSKSGLVLEDGEAKLGQIFIQQNDITKGVLVQSVKRLGAGTPILLLSGHDNSNGHILIQAAPADEIQTVGEIEESNDILVQALEGLNEGEASSSRSLSTPIGSDGEPIKLPENLESLPRADHFPTQRHRWNTNEEIAAILISFDRHAEWQSKEVKIRPKSGSMLLYSRKKVRYRRDGYCWKKRKDGKTTREDHMKLKVQGTECIYGCYVHSAILPTFHRRCYWLLQNPDIVLVHYLNVPYPDDNKLAVITPNLALWADKKEWTKDELVSQLKPMFFSEDEPDLHNELEISTAETVEAIVSQLMEKQRQARQAALVKQLECGCPDSTCADGKSCSHPMRRITAAKEVVSSPLPSSSSNSRPSSSLDNNNQVSSTTGSSPLLLTNNNSPRVYSRDARNHPGLKANSGKTPPLVLSLSQIQGGGGLLILNSNAGNNASHQNIVNPVSVANFVCNTNRTQQKEARTSHLVLKQEVMDTNTSSCAHPTKQELKNNQRETKMEINENLRQSMFETISYGRQQQQQQQQQQQQQQQQQQQTEVVMSSAPSTPSKHMDTSHDEVVDDFKHQNFCDETVVLLGTDSSGSIISKSDGSSIINGGFFNETLDLSHEDIQRTLSANMPLCSNDLDNHQRHNSEPHSRTSQNKNQSEPPPLHPEINPMDFIDSCDVVVSPTHVVDDDVFVNLDAFDMLGEFPDLEALDSGHTALLDVNPSETHRTVKEQEHQTNNGQNTMEASAKITDYSPEWAYPEGGVKVLVTGPWHSSGPYTVLFDTFPVPTTLVQSGVLRCHCPAHEAGLATLQVACDGYVISNSVIFEYKLPPREEQVAAPEPKVERSNDNLLKFTLLQRLEAMDDRLQIKQEPNDGDGVEDTALFTQPNFEDRLVTFCQNMTSRIWRHGEELSVSWFASHRGMTLLHLAASLGYSRLVCAMLHWRAENSSLLLETEVDALSQDEDGFTPLMWACARGHTDTAVMLYKWNHTALNMKNTANQSPLEVAKSNNHGDLVKELEKLELRRDKANMLLHSNNSSTDATNSPTVISPASSIASLTSVASTSKSHDGVFLRPGAVTRSEYNKYKILNLDLDSDSGLLGNGKMMTSTPSPLLSDSSASTRGHNGQKLIKRPSIDSGIHMSCGPASETTRPKSSKMRETPKLSKFDRSMSLPLHSPLSMKESIDEGFEGSGRKMDFALCEIGSGQRSTSPLIDVEAVSDDESDIHSGAVGEQDARVLTLAEQIIAAMPDRIKNESEEMLLDNSPGPPDTSDTLSDVFMEPLLDQSSSSFESTEFNFEFSDHNYRYCDVGTPGSSLSPASSSCLQSPCSFTLDSPSPPPTTADFCEFLQASGTVFEKDFSNLTLSDREQRELYEAAKIIQKAYRSYKGRQQQEQDKERAAAVVIQNYYRRYKQYAYYKQMTHAAMVIQNGYRSYCEHKRFKKSQEAAVCIQNYYRNYKEQGGRGSREGTPASGLKRTYSQRRQHQAARKIQQFMRQSKNKLQRERAEREKLGVQSVDVHQKLQYQGGSSSCIGQNSRYFLFRSGNAATSEDSADCNNK
- the LOC109603956 gene encoding calmodulin-binding transcription activator 2 isoform X6 translates to MHNTNAKIVRAIPTTNLNESRTATISASDLNRGNYILLRGTKSSDNGHILLRTDNLTNSKSGLVLEDGEAKLGQIFIQQNDITKGVLVQSVKRLGAGTPILLLSGHDNSNGHILIQAAPADEIQTVGEIEESNDILVQALEGLNEGEASSSRSLSTPIGSDGEPIKLPENLESLPRADHFPTQRHRWNTNEEIAAILISFDRHAEWQSKEVKIRPKSGSMLLYSRKKVRYRRDGYCWKKRKDGKTTREDHMKLKVQGTECIYGCYVHSAILPTFHRRCYWLLQVNPDIVLVHYLNVPYPDDNKLAVITPNLALWADKKEWTKDELVSQLKPMFFSEDEPDLHNELEISTAETVEAIVSQLMEKQRQARQAALVKQLECGCPDSTCADGKSCSHPMRRITAAKEVVSSPLPSSSSNSRPSSSLDNNNQVSSTTGSSPLLLTNNNSPRVYSRDARNHPGLKANSGKTPPLVLSLSQIQGGGGLLILNSNAGNNASHQNIVNPVSVANFVCNTNRTQQKEARTSHLVLKQEVMDTNTSSCAHPTKQELKNNQRETKMEINENLRQSMFETISYGRQQQQQQQQQQQQQQQQQQQTEVVMSSAPSTPSKHMDTSHDEVVDDFKHQNFCDETVVLLGTDSSGSIISKSDGSSIINGGFFNETLDLSHEDIQRTLSANMPLCSNDLDNHQRHNSEPHSRTSQNKNQSEPPPLHPEINPMDFIDSCDVVVSPTHVVDDDVFVNLDAFDMLGEFPDLEALDSGHTALLDVNPSETHRTVKEQEHQTNNGQNTMEASAKITDYSPEWAYPEGGVKVLVTGPWHSSGPYTVLFDTFPVPTTLVQSGVLRCHCPAHEAGLATLQVACDGYVISNSVIFEYKLPPREEQVAAPEPKVERSNDNLLKFTLLQRLEAMDDRLQIKQEPNDGDGVEDTALFTQPNFEDRLVTFCQNMTSRIWRHGEELSVSWFASHRGMTLLHLAASLGYSRLVCAMLHWRAENSSLLLETEVDALSQDEDGFTPLMWACARGHTDTAVMLYKWNHTALNMKNTANQSPLEVAKSNNHGDLVKELEKLELRRDKANMLLHSNNSSTDATNSPTVISPASSIASLTSVASTSKSHDGVFLRPGAVTSWCYRSEYNKYKILNLDLDSDSGLLGNGKMMTSTPSPLLSDSSASTRGHNGQKLIKRPSIDSGIHMSCGPASETTRPKSSKMRETPKLSKFDRSMSLPLHSPLSMKESIDEGFEGSGRKMDFALWEQDARVLTLAEQIIAAMPDRIKNESEEMLLDNSPGPPDTSDTLSDVFMEPLLDQSSSSFESTEFNFEFSDHNYRYCDVGTPGSSLSPASSSCLQSPCSFTLDSPSPPPTTADFCEFLQASGTVFEKDFSNLTLSDREQRELYEAAKIIQKAYRSYKGRQQQEQDKERAAAVVIQNYYRRYKQYAYYKQMTHAAMVIQNGYRSYCEHKRFKKSQEAAVCIQNYYRNYKEQGGRGSREGTPASGLKRTYSQRRQHQAARKIQQFMRQSKNKLQRERAEREKLGVQSVDVHQKLQYQGGSSSCIGQNSRYFLFRSGNAATSEDSADCNNK
- the LOC109603956 gene encoding calmodulin-binding transcription activator 2 isoform X8, which gives rise to MHNTNAKIVRAIPTTNLNESRTATISASDLNRGNYILLRGTKSSDNGHILLRTDNLTNSKSGLVLEDGEAKLGQIFIQQNDITKGVLVQSVKRLGAGTPILLLSGHDNSNGHILIQAAPADEIQTVGEIEESNDILVQALEGLNEGEASSSRSLSTPIGSDGEPIKLPENLESLPRADHFPTQRHRWNTNEEIAAILISFDRHAEWQSKEVKIRPKSGSMLLYSRKKVRYRRDGYCWKKRKDGKTTREDHMKLKVQGTECIYGCYVHSAILPTFHRRCYWLLQNPDIVLVHYLNVPYPDDNKLAVITPNLALWADKKEWTKDELVSQLKPMFFSEDEPDLHNELEISTAETVEAIVSQLMEKQRQARQAALVKQLECGCPDSTCADGKSCSHPMRRITAAKEVVSSPLPSSSSNSRPSSSLDNNNQVSSTTGSSPLLLTNNNSPRVYSRDARNHPGLKANSGKTPPLVLSLSQIQGGGGLLILNSNAGNNASHQNIVNPVSVANFVCNTNRTQQKEARTSHLVLKQEVMDTNTSSCAHPTKQELKNNQRETKMEINENLRQSMFETISYGRQQQQQQQQQQQQQQQQQQQTEVVMSSAPSTPSKHMDTSHDEVVDDFKHQNFCDETVVLLGTDSSGSIISKSDGSSIINGGFFNETLDLSHEDIQRTLSANMPLCSNDLDNHQRHNSEPHSRTSQNKNQSEPPPLHPEINPMDFIDSCDVVVSPTHVVDDDVFVNLDAFDMLGEFPDLEALDSGHTALLDVNPSETHRTVKEQEHQTNNGQNTMEASAKITDYSPEWAYPEGGVKVLVTGPWHSSGPYTVLFDTFPVPTTLVQSGVLRCHCPAHEAGLATLQVACDGYVISNSVIFEYKLPPREEQVAAPEPKVERSNDNLLKFTLLQRLEAMDDRLQIKQEPNDGDGVEDTALFTQPNFEDRLVTFCQNMTSRIWRHGEELSVSWFASHRGMTLLHLAASLGYSRLVCAMLHWRAENSSLLLETEVDALSQDEDGFTPLMWACARGHTDTAVMLYKWNHTALNMKNTANQSPLEVAKSNNHGDLVKELEKLELRRDKANMLLHSNNSSTDATNSPTVISPASSIASLTSVASTSKSHDGVFLRPGAVTRSEYNKYKILNLDLDSDSGLLGNGKMMTSTPSPLLSDSSASTRGHNGQKLIKRPSIDSGIHMSCGPASETTRPKSSKMRETPKLSKPFRFDRSMSLPLHSPLSMKESIDEGFEGSGRKMDFALCEIGSGQRSTSPLIDVEAVSDDESDIHSGAVGEQDARVLTLAEQIIAAMPDRIKNESEEMLLDNSPGPPDTSDTLSDVFMEPLLDQSSSSFESTEFNFEFSDHNYRYCDVGTPGSSLSPASSSCLQSPCSFTLDSPSPPPTTADFCEFLQASGTVFEKDFSNLTLSDREQRELYEAAKIIQKAYRSYKGRQQQEQDKERAAAVVIQNYYRRYKQYAYYKQMTHAAMVIQNGYRSYCEHKRFKKSQEAAVCIQNYYRNYKEQGGRGSREGTPASGLKRTYSQRRQHQAARKIQQFMRQSKNKLQRERAEREKLGVQSVDVHQKLQYQGGSSSCIGQNSRYFLFRSGNAATSEDSADCNNK